DNA sequence from the Streptomyces sp. CA-210063 genome:
CGGACGGCACGGGCACCACCATCCCGCTCGTCGTCGCCAACATGACCGCCATCGCCGGCCGCCGCATGGCCGAGACGGTCGCCCGCCGCGGTGGCCTGGTGGTCATCCCGCAGGACATCCCGAACGAGGTCGTCACCGACGTCATCTCCTGGGTGAAGAGCCGCCATCTCGTCCTCGACACCCCGATCGTGCTGAACCCGCACCAGACGGTCGCCGACGCGCTGGCCCTGCTGCCGAAGCGCGCGCACAACGCGGGCGTCGTCGTCGACGAGGCGCTCCGGCCCGTCGGAGTCGTCACCGACGCGGATCTGACCGGCGTCGACCGCTTCACCCAGCTCGAAGTCGTCATGTCCCGCGACCTGTTGCTCCTGGACGCCGACATCGACCCGCGCGAGGCCTTCAACCGGCTCGACGCGGCCAACCGCCGGTACGCGCCCGCGGTCGACAAGGACGGCCGCCTCGCCGGCATCCTCACCCGCAAGGGCGCCCTGCGGGCCACGCTCTACACGCCGGCCGTCGACGCCGACGGCAAGCTGCGCATAGCCGCCGCCGTCGGCGTCAACGGCGACTTCGCGGGCAAGGCCCAGGAACTGCTGGACGCGGGTGTCGACACGCTCGTCATCGACACCGCGCACGGCCACCAGGAGTCGATGATCAACGCGATCAAGCTGGTGCGGGACCTCGCCCCCCGGGTGCCCATCGTCGCGGGCAACATCGTCGCCGCGGAGGGTGTCCGGGACCTGATCGAGGCGGGCGCGGACATCGTCAAGGTCGGTGTCGGCCCGGGTGCCATGTGCACGACCCGGATGATGACCGGGGTCGGGCGGCCGCAGTTCTCGGCCGTTCTGGAGTGCGCCGCCGAGGCGAAGAAGTACGGGAAGCACGTGTGGGCCGACGGTGGTGTGCGGCACCCCCGTGATGTCGCCATGGCGCTGGCCGCGGGCGCGTCGAACGTGATGATCGGGTCGTGGTTCGCGGGGACGTACGAGTCGCCGGGCGACCTTCAGCAGGACGCCGACGGGCGGCTGTACAAGGAGTCGTTCGGGATGGCGTCGGCGCGGGCCGTTCGCAACCGTACGAGCGAGGAGTCGGCGTACGACCGGGCGCGCAAGGCGCTGTTCGAGGAAGGCATCTCCACTTCGCGGATGTTCCTGGATCCGGTCCGGCCCGGGGTCGAGGATCTGATCGACTCGGTCATCGCGGGAGTGCGGTCGTCCTGCACGTATGCGGGGGCCGGGTCTCTGGAGGAGTTCGCGGAGCGGGCCGTGGTGGGGATTCAGAGTGCGGCCGGGTATGCGGAGGGTAAGCCGTTGCACGCCAGCTGGAGCTAGTGCCGCGTCAGCCAAGGTTTGCCCGTCAAGGAGCGGCGTCCGGTGCGTGCTCTCGGCGTGCCGGCCGGAAGTCCTCGTCGATGGACCGGACGTACTTGGGCTTTCGGCCGGTGCGGCGGTGGGGGCCCCTCCCGTTCGAGCGAAGCCGAGAATGGGGGAGCGTGCCGGGCGTCGCGACGGGGCGAACCTTGGCTGACGCGGCACTAGGCCGCCTTCGAGCTCGGGGCGCAAGGGTTTTAAGGAGCCGTGCAACGAAGCTTCGCCCTCGTTCGATGTACGCAACGATCTTGCGGAAGTGCGCAAGGTTGCCGCATTACGCTCGTGAAGCTCCGGCTCATAGGGTCATGCGCTGTACGTGGCGTGGCGGGGACCTCCTGCTCGGTGGCCCCCTGCTGTTCGGTGCTGTCGGTCCTCACCCGCCCTGACCGGCAGCGATGAAGGAGCCACGCGTGCTCGACCAAGGCGCACCCCCGCAGAACGACAAGCAGCCGGCCCCGCCGCCCGACGGCGTCGGGGCGCGGCTGATGCGCCGCAAGCCCGTGGAACGCCTGGTCGCGGAGGGTGGCCAGGGTGAGGGAGGGTCGCTGCGGAGATCCCTCGGGCTGTGGCAGCTGACGATGATCAGCATCGGTGCCACGCTCGGCACCGGCATCTTCGTCGTCCTCGGCGAGGCCGTTCCCAAGGCCGGGCCCGCCGTCACCCTCTCCTTCGTGATCGCCGGTCTCACCGCGCTGTTCTCGGCCCTGTCGTACGCGGAGCTGGCCGGCACCATCCCGGTCTCCGGGTCCTCGTACTCGTACGCGTACGCAACGATGGGCGAGCTGGTCGCATGGGTCTGCGGCTGGTGTCTGGTCCTGGAGTACGGGGTGTCGGTGTCGGCCGTCGCCGTCGGCTGGGGCGAGTACCTCAACGAGCTGCTGGACGGGACCGTCGGAGTGACCCTTCCGGCCGCGCTGTCCGCGCCGCCCGGCGACGGGGGCATCTTCAACCTGCCCGCGCTGATCGTCGTGCTGCTCGCGATGGCGTTCCTGCTGGGCGGGGCCCGGGAGTCCGCCCGAGCCAACACGATCATGGTCGTGGTGAAGATCGCCGCTCTGCTGCTCTTCTGCCTCATCGGTCTGCAGGGCTTCCGGTCCGGCAACTACGAGAACTTCATGCCGCTCGGCATGGCCGGTGTCAGCGCGGCCGGGGCGACGCTCTTCTTCTCGTACATCGGGTTCGACGCGGCCTCGACCGCCGGTGAGGAGGCGAAGAACGCGCAGCGTGATCTGCCGCGCGCGATCATGCTGTCCCTGGTCATCGTCACCGCGCTGTACGTGCTGGTCGCCGCCGTCGCGATCGGGGCGCGGCCCTGGGAGCGGTTCGGCGAGTCCGAAGCGGCGCTCGCCGGGATCATGAAGGACGTCACCGGGGACGCGTTCTGGGGGACGCTGCTGGCGGCCGGCGCGGTCATCGCCATCGCGAGTGTGGTGCTGACCGTGCTGTACGGGCAGACCCGCATCCTGTTCGCCATGTCCCGGGACGGGCTCGTGCCCACGGTGTTCTCACGCGTGCACCCGAGGACCGGGACGCCTCGCGTCAACACCGTGATCGTCTCGCTGTTCTGCGGTGTGCTCGCCGCGGCCATTCCGCTGGGGCAGCTCGCCGATGCGACGAGCATCGGCACGTTGTTCGCGTTCGCGCTGGTCAATGTGGCCGTCGTGGTACTGCGGCGGACCCGGCCGGACATGCCGCGGACCTTCCGGGTGCCGCTGTCGCCGGTGCTGCCCGCGCTGGGGTTCGCGTTCTGCGTCTGGATGATGGGCAGCCTCGACAGCGTCACCTGGGTCGTCTTCGGCGTCTGGATGGCTGTCGGGCTCGTGTTCTACTTCAGTTACGGCTATCGCCGCTCCCGTCTCGCGACCCCATCGACTTCACCGTCTCCCTCAGCTCCGTCGACTCCAGAGAAGTGATCCACCCGCAGTGCTGAACGATCTCGACGAACGCATCGTGCACGCCCTCGCCGAGGACGCCCGCCGCTCCTACTCCGACATCGGCCAACTCGTCGGGCTCTCCGCGCCCGCGGTCAAACGGCGGGTGGACCGACTGCGGGCCACCGGGGCGATCACCGGATTCACCGTGCGGGTGGACCCCGCCGCGCTCGGGTGGGAGACCGAGGGGTTCGTCGAGATCTACTGCCGGCGGAACACGTCGCCGGAGACGATCCAGCGGGGGCTGGAGCGGTATCAGGAGGTCGTCGCGGCGTCGACGGTCACCGGCGAAGCGGATGCCGTGGTGCAGGTTTTCGCGTCGGACATGCGGCACTTCGAGCGGGTGCTCGAGCGGATCGCCGGGGAGCCGTTCGTCGAGCGGACGAAGTCGGTGCTTGTGCTGTCGCCTTTGCTGCGGCGGTTTTCTTCCGGGGCGCCCGCCTAGTAGCAAGGGTGGGCAGGTTGTCGGGCGGCTGCGGGTTCGTCGTGGTTCTCGCGCGGTTCCCCGCGCCCCTTATTGCTGGTCGGCGGCTCAAAAGTCGCCCTCAGCGCCTACCATCGGTCTCATGACCTGGCGACATTGATCCACCAGCCGTGTCTCCCGAGGGCCGCCTCGGACGCCGTTCCTCCGACGTCCGAATCGCTCCTTCGGGAAGGCCTCATGACTCTCTCACCTGCGCGTGTGCCCAGTGTCGGAACCGGTGGTGTCCGGCGGCTGACGGTCACGCTGTACGGATACGCGTTCCTCGACGACTTCGTGCTGCTCTACCCGGTGTACGCGCTGCTGTTCAGCGACACCGGGCTGTCGATCTGGCAGATCTCCTCACTGTTCGCCCTGTGGTCGATCACGGGCATTCTGCTGGAGGTTCCCTCCGGCGCCTGGGCCGACGCGGTCTCCCGACGGCTGCTGCTGTGGCTGGGGCCGCTGCTCACGGCCGCCGGCTTCGCCCTGTGGGTGATCGTTCCGTCGTACTGGGCCTTCGCCCTCGGCTTCGTCCTGTGGGGTGTGCGCGGTGCGCTCGGCTCCGGGGCGCTGGAGGCACTGGTGTACGACGAGCTGGACCGGCTGGGTGCGGCCGACCGGTATGCGCGTGTCATCGGCCGGGCCCAGGCGTTCGGGATGGTCGCCGTGATGGCGGCGATGGGGCTGGCCGGGCCGGTGCTCGACTTCGGTGGCTACCCGGCCGTGGGCGCGGCGAGTGTGCTGGTCTGTGTGCTGACCTCGGTGGTGGCGACGCGGTTCCCCGAGCACCGGGAAGCGGTGACCGAAGGGAAGGAGCGGGCCTCCACGTTCGCCACCCTGCGGACCGGGCTCGCGGAGGCCCGCCGGGACCGTTCCGTACGCGGGGCGCTGCTGCTCGTTCCGGCCGTCGGGGCGGTCTGGGGGGCCCTCGACGAGTACACGCCGTTGCTCGTCCGGAACACCGGGGTCGCCGAGCAGACGGTCCCGTATCTGCTGCTGGTGATCTGGGTGGGGCCGGCGATCGGCAGCCTGTTGACCGGCGTCGGTGAGCGGCTGGGCATGAGCGGGCTCGGGCTGGTGCTCGCGGGATCGGCGTTCGCCCTGGCCGTGGGTTCGCTGATGGGTACTCCGGTCGGGATCGGGCTTGTGGCTGTCGCCTTCGGCGGCTTTCAGCTGGTCAACGTCCTTGCCGACGCGCGGCTGCAGGACCGGATCGAGGCGGCTCGTCGGGCGACGCTGACGTCCGTCGCGAGTATGGGGACCGAACTGGCCACGGTGGGTGTCTTCGCCGCGTACGCCATGGTCGGTGCGTCGTATGCGCACGGGGTCGTGTTCGCCTTGTTCGCGGTGCCGTATGCGGTGACGGCGATCGTGTTGGTGCGGAGGGGCGCCTAGGGGGTGGGGGCGTGGGGATCTCGGGCGGCTGCAGGCTCGTCGTGGCTGGTCGCGCAGTTCCCCGCGCCCCTTGAGTGAGCCCCTCTCAGGAAGTACGCAACGAATCGTCGTCCACCCCGTCGCGCACGCAACGAATCCCTCATCGGCGCGCAATGGCTGCCGCTTGTCCGGCCCGGCGCGCCGACCGTACCGTCTATGTGGCCCCCCGAACCCCCCTTTGTCCCGGTGAGGAACACGCATGCGTACCGCCCTGCTCCAGAGCTCCGGTCGTCCCGGCTCGGTCGTCGGGAACCTGAAGGTGCTCGACGAAGCCGCTGGGCGGGCGGCCGCGGGTGGGGCGGGGCTGTTGGTGGCGCCGGAGATGTTCTTGACCGGGTATGCGATCGGCGACGACATAGGTCGGCTCGCCGAGGCCGCCGACGGTGACTCCGCCGAGGCGGTCGCCGACCTCGCGGGGCGGCACGGGGTCGCGATCGCGTACGGGTATCCGGAGCGTGCCGGTGAGGCGGTCTTCAACTCCGCCCAGCTCATCTCCGCCGACGGCATCCGGCTCGCCAACTACCGCAAGACCCATCTCTTCGGCTGCTTCGAGCGGGACCACTTCACGCCGGGCGAGCAGCCCGTCGTACAGGCCGAACTGGGCGGGCTCCGGGTCGGGATCATGATCTGCTACGACGTGGAGTTCCCGGAGAACGTCCGTGCGCACGCCCTCGCCGGGACCGATCTGCTGGTGGTGCCGACGGCCCAGATGCATCCGTTCCAGTTCGTCGCGGAGTCGATGATCCCGGTGCGGGCGTTCGAGAACCAGATGTATGTCGCGTACGTCAACCGGGTCGGCCGGGAAGGGGAGTTCGAGTTCGTCGGGCTGTCCACGCTGGCCGGGCCCGACGGGGTCGCGCGCACCCGCGCCGGGCGCGAGGAGGAACTCGTCCTCGCCGATGTCGACCCCGCCCTCCTCGCGGCCTCGCGCGAGGCGAACCCGTATCTGAACGACCGCCGTCCCGGCCTCTACGGGTCCCTCGTCTGAGATCCGCCACCCCGTACCTTTCTTGTCGCAAGGAGTCCGTACCCCATGACGTCCACCGTGCCCAACGCCATCGAGCACGCAGACGAGCAGCAGCCGCCGATCACCATGTTCGGCCCGGACTTCCCGTACGCGTACGACGACTTCCTGGCCCACCCGGCCGGTCTGGGCCAGATCCCGGCGACCGAGCAGGGGACCGAGGTCGCGGTCATCGGCGGCGGGCTGTCCGGCATCGTGGCGGCGTACGAGCTGATGAAGATGGGGCTGAAGCCCGTGGTGTACGAGGCCGACCGGATCGGCGGGCGGCTGCGGACGGTCGGGTTCGAGGGGTGCGATCCGTCGCTCACCGCCGAGATGGGCGCCATGCGCTTTCCGCCGTCCTCCACGGCGCTCCAGCACTACATCGACCTGGTCGGGCTGGAGACCCGGCCCTTCCCCAATCCGCTCGCGGACGTGACGCCTTCGACCGTCGTCGATCTCAAGGGCGAGTCGCACTACGCCGAGACGATCGACGACCTGCCGCAGGTCTACCGGGATGTCGCCGCGGCCTGGAACGCCTGTCTCGAAGAGGGCGCCGACTTCTCCGACATGAACCGGGCGCTGCGCGAGCGGGACGTGCCGCGCATCCGGGAGATCTGGGCGAAGCTCGTCGAGCGGCTCGACAACCAGACCTTCTACGGCTTCCTCTGCGACTCCGAGGCCTTCAAGTCCTTCCGGCACCGCGAGATCTTCGGCCAGGTCGGCTTCGGCACCGGCGGCTGGGACACCGACTTCCCGAACTCCATCCTGGAGATCCTGCGGGTCGTCTACACCGAGGCCGACGACCACCACCGCGGCATCGTCGGCGGCAGCCAGCAGCTTCCGCTGCGGCTCTGGGAGCGCGAGCCGGAGAAGATCGTGCACTGGCCGTACGGGACGTCGCTGAAGTCCCTGCACACGGACGGCGAGCCGCGGCCCGCCGTGACCCGGCTGCACCGGACCGCCGGCAACCGGATCACCGTGACAGACGCGAACGGGGACATCCGTACGTACCCGGCGGCGATCTTCACCGCCCAGTCCTGGATGCTGCTGTCGAAGATCGCCTGCGACGACTCGCTCTTCCCGATCGACCACTGGACGGCGATCGAGCGGACCCACTACATGGAGTCGAGCAAGCTGTTCGTCCCCGTCGACCGGCCGTTCTGGCTGGACAAGGCCGTCGACGACAGGGGAAACCCGACCGGCCGTGACGTCATGTCGATGACGCTCACCGACCGGATGACGCGCGGCACCTACCTCCTCGACGACGGTCCGGACAAACCCGCCGTCATCTGCCTCTCCTACACATGGTGCGACGACAGCCTGAAGTGGCTGCCGCTGTCCGCGAGTGAGCGGATGGAGGTCATGCTGAAGTCGCTCGGTGAGATCTACCCGAACGTCGACATCCGGAGCCACATCATCGGCAACCCGGTGACGGTCTCCTGGGAGAACGAGCCGTACTTCATGGGCGCGTTCAAGGCCAACCTGCCCGGCCACTACCGCTACCAGCGGCGCCTGTTCACGCACTTCATGCAGGACCGGCTGCCCGAGGACAAGCGGGGCATCTTCCTCGCCGGTGACGACATCTCCTGGACGGCCGGCTGGGCCGAGGGCGCGATCCAGACCGCGCTCAACGCGGTCTGGGGGGTCATGCACCACTTCGGCGGGGCGACGGACGCGACCAACCCCGGGCCGGGGGACGTCTACGACGAGATCGCGCCGGTGGAACTCCCGGAGGACTAGGGCGAGTTCGGCGACCTAGATCCCGGCCGCCCGGGCCGACGCGTACACCTCGGCGGCCACGTCCTTGAGTTCCTCGGCGTCCCGCAGGCCGTACTGGAGGTCGAGGAAGATCTCGTCGAGGCCGATCGCGGCGTGGGCGGCGAGGTCCTCGGCGAGCTGGTCGGCGTTGCCCTGGAAGGGGTGGCGGTCCGCGCCTTCGTAGGCCTTGACCTGGTACTGCACATTGATCCGCAGCACCGACCGGAGCGGCCTGATGCGGCGGCGTTCGGTGGCAAGATTGCGCAACTGGCGCCACTGGGTGGCCAGTTCCTCGACGCCCAGGCCGACCGGCAGCCAGCCGTCGGCGTGGTCGACGAGTCTGCGCCGGGCTCTCGCGGTGCTCCCGGAGAGCAGGATGGGGATGGGCCGGCGGGGCTTGGGACCCACGACGGCGGAGGCGATCTTCGTGAGCCGTCCGTCGTACGACACCGGGTCCGGGCCCCAGACCGCCCGACACACCCCGATCAGCTCCTCCAGTACCTGGCCGCGCTCCTCGAAGGGCCGGACGGCCGCCGCGGCGTACTCGTCGAGGGACCAGCCGGTGCCGAGGCCCGCGACCACCCGGCCGCCGCTCGCCGCGTCCAACGAGGCGAGGGACTTGGCGAGTTGGAACGGCACGTGCAGCGGGGCGATCAGGCTCGTGCCCAGCCGGACCCGCTCGGTGGCGGCCGCGGCCAGGGTGAGCGTGACCAGGGGCTCGGCCACATGCCGGTAGTGGTCCGGCCAGGGCAGGCCCTCCAGGCCGTAGAGGCCCTGCGACGGTGGCTCCGGGAACAGGGCCCGTTCGAAGACCCACAGACTGTCGTAGCCGATGCCCTCGGCCGTACGCGCCACGTCGGGCACGTCCTTTCCGATGTCGTACTGCCGCATCTGGGGAAGGGCGAGCCCGAGCCGTAACGCCATGCCATGTGCTCCTCTGCGAGGGATCTGCTCAAGTCGAACGTATTACGTTCACAAAGCAGTGCGCTCGGCGCGGGTCTGTTCGCTCCGGTTCGGCGGGTCGGTCCGTTCCGGCCCGGCGGTGACGTCGGCGGCGTGCGGTTCAGTCCGGCAGCGGGGTCAGCAGCATGCGGCCCGCCAGGCCCACCGCCGCGTCCAGACGGTGGCCGAACTCCTCGGCGAGATCGGGGAGTCCGCGCAGCGCCCAGAGCGCGCGAGCGGCCGACCAGGTGGCCTCACGGGCCCGTTCCAGACTCCACGCGCCGAGCAGATGGGTGAGCGGATCGGCGATCTGGAGGAGATCCGGACCCGGCATCAGCTCCTCGCGGATGCGCTCCTCCAACGACACGAGGACATCGCCCACATACTCGAACTCGTCCTCCAGATCGACGGGTTCGCAGCCGAGCGTACGGCAGGTGTCCACGACGGCGAGCGCGAGATCGTGCCCGATGTGCGCATTGATGCCGGACAGGGCGAACTGCAGCGGTCGTACGCCGGGATGGCGCCGGAACTGCAGCAACGGCCGCCAGCACGCGGGCGTACACCCTCCCTCGGCGACCCGCAGATACCGCTCGGCGAAGAGCACGTCCAGGGTGATCGCGGCCTCGGCGTCCGGGAAGCGGCCGGCGTCCAGCCGCCGGTCGATGGCCTCCGTGACGGTGAGGTAGACGCGGTTGAAGACCGCGACCCCGTCCCGCTCGGGCAGGACCGCATCGAGGGCGCGCATACGGGAGACGACTGTGTCTACTGAATCCACGGAATTGGTGAAATGTTCCAACTGCGCCATAGGGGGCAGGGTCCCAGGCCTACGCTGACACCGGTGCCGCCGTGCCCGGCGCGTCCCCGGAACGGGGTAACGCGGGCGCGACGGGAAGTGCCGGGAAGCCGGGGGGCTTCGGTCCGGGGAGCAGGGGGGAGCACCACGTGTCAGGCTTACGCGCCCAGCGTCTGGCCGCACGCCGAGCCGAACGCAGGCGGGCGGCGCGGCGCGGCGCCATGGTGGCCGCCGCGGCGGTCGTGGCCGTCGTCGGCACCGTCACCGGGATGGTGACCGCGTTGCACGGCGACAGAGGTGCCGACGAGGCCCGACCGCTGATGAGCCCCTCGCCGGGTCTTCGGTCCGATCCGGCCGATCCGGTCGAGTCGACGCCGGGCTCGCCCTCCCCGTCGAGGACCTCGCCCCCGCCGTCGCCCTCGAAGTCGCCCGCCCCCTCCAAGAGGGCCAGGGTGCGGCCCTCGGCGGAGAAGACCGAACCGCGGACGGAACCCGTGACCGACTCCGGTGAGCTCTACCGCCACCCCGACTCCCAGGTCCTCGACTGGGTGCGCGACAACCCGGGCGACCCGCGCAGCGCCGTCATCGAGGCCGGCATCGCCGAGCGGCCGGCCGCCGTCTGGTTCACCGACCCGACCCCGGCCACCACGACCTCCCAGGTCGCGGCGGTCGCCTCCGGGGGCGCCGCGCAGGGGCGGGTGCCGGTCCTCGTGGCGTACGCGATCCCGGACCGCGACTGCGGCGGGGCCTCGCAGGGCGGGGCGTCGACCCTGGACGCGTACGACGCGTGGATCGACGCGTTCGCCGCCGGGCTCGGCTCGGACGACGTCATCGTGATCCTGGAGCCGGACGCGATCGCCCAGTCCGACTGCCTCTCCGCCGGCGCCCGCGCCGACCGCTTCGCCTCGCTCGCCCGCGCCGGCCGCGTCATCAAGGCGGCCAACCCCGACGCCCGCGTCTACTACGACGCCGGGCACTCGGAATGGAACGCGCCGGACAAGCAGGCCGCACTCCTGCGTCAGGCGGGCGCCGCCTCGCCCGACGGCTCCGACGGCGTCTTCAGCAACGTGTCCAACTTCAACCCCACCGACGCCGAGGCCGCCTATACCCGCCGGGTCCTCGACGCCCTCGGCGGCCCCGCGGGCCTCGGCGCGGTCATCGACACCAGCCGCAACGGCAACGGTGCCCCGCCCGACGGCGCATGGTGCGACCCCGCCGGCCGCGGCCTCGGCCGGTCACCGACCCTCGACACCGGTGAGCCCCGCGTCGACGCCTACCTGTGGGTCAAGCTGCCGGGCGAGTCCGACGGGTGCCGGGGGAGGGCGGGGGCGTTCTCCCCGGGGTACGCGTACGAGCTGGCGCGGGGGTGAGAGGCCCCGGCGGCGGACGTCGGCGATCGGGGCCGGTCGGCCACGCGCACGGCACCCACTGAGCGTCCGCCCGGGACCACTTCAGGCCTTGGGGTCGGGGACCGCCACGCCCGGCCGATCGACCCGCGGGCGGTCCCGCTCGCCGGGCCGCAGCACGCCCGCGAAGAGGACGAGCCCGCACGCCAGCACGGTCACCAGGCCGAACGACACGACCAGGCTGGTCAGCTCTGCCAGACCGCCGATCGCGCTCGGCGCGACCAGCCCGGAGGTGTACGTGATGGTCGCGACGCCCGCGATGGCCTGGCTGGGGTTCGGCCCGCTGCGGCCGGCGGCGGCGAAGCAGAGCGGTACGACGACGGCGATGCCCAGGCCCATCAGCGCGAAGCCGGACATCGCGACCGCCGGATCGTTCGCGACGACGATCAGCAGACCGCCGAGCGCGGCGAGGACCCCGCCCGCCCGTACGGTGCGGACCGCGCCGAATCGGTTGACCACCGCGTCGCCCGCGATCCGGGCCAGCGCCATGGTCAGCATGAAACCGGTGGTGCACGCCGCCGCGAGCCCGGCAGAGGTCGCCAACTGGTCCCGCAGATAGACCGCCGACCAGTCCAGCGCCGCCCCCTCCGCGAACACCGCGCAGAACCCGACCGCGCCGATCAGCAGCGCCGACCTCGGCGGCAGCGCGAACCGGGGCGGCGGCTCCTCGTCCTCGGTGGGCCTGAGGTCCAGCACCCACTGGCAGGCGACCAGACCGAGGACCGTGAGCGCGGCCGCCGCCAGCGCGTGGTGCAGCCGCGCGTCCGAGCCCAGGTGGGCGGCGAGAGTGCCGGCCGCCGAGCCGACCAGGGCGCCCGCACTCCACATGCCGTGCAGGCCCGACATGATCGACTTCCCCAGACGGTTCTCGACCTCGACGCCGAGCGCGTTCATCGCCACGTCCGCCATGCCCGCCGTCGCGCCGTACACGAACAGTGCGAGGCACAGCGTCCACAGACTCGGCGCGAGGGCCGGCAGGATCAACGCGATCGTCCACAGCGAGATCAGCCCGCGCAGCGCCGTACGGGCGCCGAAGTGGTGGCTGATCCGGCCCGCGAGCGGCATCGCCACGGACGCCCCGATCGCCGGGAAGGCGAGCGCGAGACCCAGCTGGCCCGCGCTGACCCCGGCATGGTCCTGGATCCACGGCACGCGCGTCGCGAACGAGCCGGTGACGGCACCGTGCACCGCGAACACGGCCGCCACGGCGTACCGCGCCCGCCTCACCTCGCGCTGCTCGTAGACCACCGCGCTCATTCTCCGCCCTCCCTGGTTCCCCGGAACTCCTGGACCCGGGTCTGTCGGTGGCCCCCAGCCTCCGGCCTCCGCTCGCGCCGCGTAAACTATCAGGAACCCTGCCTGATAGATAGGGAGTCGCGTCCGAGGCCCACAGGCCGTACGGCGTCGCCGATCTGGGAGGATCCCGGCATGCCCGCATCACCCAGCACCGCCCGGGCCATCAACGACCGGCTCGCCCTGCGGCTGCTGCAGCAGGAAGGGCCGCTGACGGCAGGGCGGTTGAAGCAGCTCACCGGCCTGTCCCGGCCCACGGTCGCCGACCTCGTGGAGCGCCTGGGGGCCGCCGGGCTGATCGAGGTCGTGGGGGAGTCGGGGGAGC
Encoded proteins:
- a CDS encoding MFS transporter, encoding MSAVVYEQREVRRARYAVAAVFAVHGAVTGSFATRVPWIQDHAGVSAGQLGLALAFPAIGASVAMPLAGRISHHFGARTALRGLISLWTIALILPALAPSLWTLCLALFVYGATAGMADVAMNALGVEVENRLGKSIMSGLHGMWSAGALVGSAAGTLAAHLGSDARLHHALAAAALTVLGLVACQWVLDLRPTEDEEPPPRFALPPRSALLIGAVGFCAVFAEGAALDWSAVYLRDQLATSAGLAAACTTGFMLTMALARIAGDAVVNRFGAVRTVRAGGVLAALGGLLIVVANDPAVAMSGFALMGLGIAVVVPLCFAAAGRSGPNPSQAIAGVATITYTSGLVAPSAIGGLAELTSLVVSFGLVTVLACGLVLFAGVLRPGERDRPRVDRPGVAVPDPKA
- a CDS encoding glycoside hydrolase family 6 protein, whose product is MVAAAAVVAVVGTVTGMVTALHGDRGADEARPLMSPSPGLRSDPADPVESTPGSPSPSRTSPPPSPSKSPAPSKRARVRPSAEKTEPRTEPVTDSGELYRHPDSQVLDWVRDNPGDPRSAVIEAGIAERPAAVWFTDPTPATTTSQVAAVASGGAAQGRVPVLVAYAIPDRDCGGASQGGASTLDAYDAWIDAFAAGLGSDDVIVILEPDAIAQSDCLSAGARADRFASLARAGRVIKAANPDARVYYDAGHSEWNAPDKQAALLRQAGAASPDGSDGVFSNVSNFNPTDAEAAYTRRVLDALGGPAGLGAVIDTSRNGNGAPPDGAWCDPAGRGLGRSPTLDTGEPRVDAYLWVKLPGESDGCRGRAGAFSPGYAYELARG